Within the Rhizobium grahamii genome, the region AACGCCGTGGCCCGCGCTATACGCCAGTTTCGAAGCGTCAGGATCGCCCCAATGCGATTCTATGGCTGGTCCGCAACCATCCGGAACTCAAGGACGCCCAGATTTCTCGCCTCGTAGGCACGACCAAGTCGACCATCGAGCAGATCCGCGAGCGCACCCACTGGAACGCCGCGAACCTGACGCCGATGGATCCGGTCACGCTTGGCCTCTGCAGCCAGATCGATCTCGATATGGAAGTCGAGAAGGCCGCGAAGAACCGGCCGCTGCCGACCGCTGCCGAACTTGGCGCAACCCTGCAGTCCGCTCAGGAAACCGAACGACTGACTCCGAGCTTCGAGCGCGAAGAGGAGAAGGAAATCGATGCGGATGCGGTCTTCGCAAAGCTGAAGTCGCTGAAGTCCTCCACCAAGGATGAGGACGGGGACGACCGGTACTGATCCAATCGGTCAGTGAAGCATTCTGGAAACCCGGCCTCGGCCGGGTTTTTTATTGCCTACATCGGCAGCCCGCCAAAGCCGCGCGTGCGCAGGGCAGCCGCGATTTCCTCCAGTACGGCCGGGTCGTCGATGGTTGCCGGCATTTTCCAGGGAAGGCCATCTGCCATCTTCTGCATCGTGCCGCGCAGGATCTTGCCAGAGCGCGTTTTCGGCAGGCGATCGACGGCGATTGCGGTTCGGAAACAGGCGACGGGGCCGATCTTGTCGCGGATCAGGGCTACCACCTCGGATTCGATGGCGTGTGTTTCCCGTGAAACACTTTTCTTGAGCACGAGCAACCCGCAGGGGACCTGCCCCTTGAGCGCATCGGCAACACCGATGACTGCGCATTCGGCGACGTCAGGATGCGTTGCGACGACTTCCTCCATTGCGCCCGTCGATAGGCGATGGCCGGCGCAATTGATGATGTCGTCGGTTCTCGACATGATGAAGAGATATCCATCCTCATCGACATATCCGGCATCCGCCGTCTTGTAGTAGCCAGGAAATTCTTCGAGATAGGCTTGGCGAAATCGCTCGTCAGCCTTCCATAATGTCGGCAGGCAGCCCGGGGGGAGGGGAAGGCGAACGACGATGTTGCCAAGCGTTCCCGAGGGTACCAGGTGACCGGCATCGTCAAGCACGCTGATGTCGTAACCCGGCATCGGCACTGACGGCGAGCCGTGCTTGACCGGCAATTGCTCTATTCCCAATGGATTCGCCACCATCGGCCACCCGGTTTCCGTCTGCCACCAGTGATCGATGACCGGCACCCCAAGCATCCGCTCCGCCCATTTTAACGTTTCCGGATCGGCCCGTTCGCCGGCGAGGAACAACGCGCGGAACTCCGGCATCGGATAAGTGCGGATGAAGCTGCCCTCGGAATCCTCGCGGCGAATAGCCCGAAACGCTGTCGGTGCGGTAAAGAGAACCCGGACGCGATGCTCCGAAACAATCCTCCAGTAAGTACCGGCATCGGGCGTACCGATCGGCTTGCCTTCAAAGACAACGGTCGTCACCCCACTCAAGAGAGGCGCGTAGACGATATAGGAATGGCCGACGACCCAGCCGATATCGGACGCCGCCCAGAAGACTTCGCCTGGCCTGACCCCGAAGATATTGGCCATCGACCATTTCAACGCGACCATATGGCCGCCATTGTCACGCACCACGCCCTTCGGCTGGCCGGTCGTGCCCGACGTATAGAGGATATAGAGAGGATCGGTCGCTTTCACCGAAACGCACTCGACGTCTTGCCCCCGTGCGTCCGTGATCAGGCTTTCGAAATCGAGGTCGCGCCCGGCTGTAAGGTCCGCCGTCAACTGCGGCCGTTGCAGAACAAGGCAATGTTGCGGCTTGACCTTTGCAAGCGCAAGCGCCTGATCGACCAGTGGCTTATAAGGCACGACGCGCCCAGGCTCGAGGCCGCAGCTGGCCGTAATGATTAGTTTCGCTTCCGAATCATCGATTCGAGATGCCAATTCATTGGCTGCAAATCCGCCGAAAACGACCGAATGCACCGCGCCGATGCGGGCACAAGCCAACATCGAGAAAATAGCCTCCGGCACCATCGGCATATAGAGGACGACCCGATCACGCTTCTGGATGCCCAGGCGTCGCAGCACGACCGCAATTGCGTTCACCTCGCGCAAGGCATCATCAAACGTATAGCTGCGTTTTGTCGAGCTGATCGCGCTGTCGTAGATGACCGCCGTATCACCACCCCTGCCATCGGCTATGTGGCGGTCGAGACAGTTATAGCAGGTGTTTGTTTCCCCATCAGCGAACCATCGTCCGTATGGCCCGCCATCCGCAGTGAATATCTGGGTCGGGCTGCGATACCAGGCGATCTCCCGCGCAGCGTCCCGCCAGAATCCTTCGGGATCGCGTCGCCATTCAGCATACGCGCGTTCGTAAGCTCCCTGCATCTGCTCCTCCCCAGGATATGCAACTACAGCCTCAATCTAGGGGAGGGAACGCAAGTGTAAAAGCCAGACGAAAGCAGCGTATCAGCGAGCGCCGAATATTGCTGAACCTACCCGGACACTGGTCGCGCCGAAAGCGACCGCCGTTTCATAGTCGCCGGACATACCCATGGAGAGCTTTGCCACGCCGCAGCGCTTGGCGAGCTTCGCCAGAAGCGCAAAATGCGGCCCCGGATTCTCGTCGGCGGGGGGAATGCACATCAGGCCCTCGATCTCCAGGCCAAGGTCCCGGCGGCAGAATTCCACGAACGCAACAACGTCGTCGGGCGCGATGCCAGCCTTCTGAGGCTCGAGTCCGGTATTGACCTGAACGAACAGCCGAGGGGCTTTGCCCTGAAGCTTCATCTCTTCAGCAAGCGCTCGCGCGATCTTTTCACGATCAACCGTTTCGATCACGTCGAAGAGGGCAACCGCCTCGGCCGCCTTGTTGGACTGCAGCGGACCGATCAGATGCAGCTCGATCCCCGCCGTTTCCGACTTTAGAAGTGGCCATTTTCCCTGGCTCTCCTGGACCCGGTTTTCGCCGAATACACGTTGGCCCGCAGCAATCGCGGGCCTGATCGCATCGGCATCGAAAGTCTTGGAAACCGCGACCAGCTGAACCGAACCGGCGATCCGCCCCGATTGGCGCTCGGCGGCGTCGATCTTCGAACGCACTTCGTTCAATCGCTCTTGAAGTTCCATTTTGCGCCCCTGCGGATGGTCGAAGGAATTTCGCATTGACTAAACAGCTCGCTGGAGATTGCCAAGGCCGAAAAGCCGCAATTTGTCACGTAGTCGCGATGATACGACGCTTCCGATGGCCTCAAAACTTGACGCTAAGGTGGTTTCATGGTGAAGGTCAGCACCAACTTCCCTTGATTTTCCGGAAATACGAATACCATGGCTACCGAACGTTATAACCCGCGCGATGCTGAGCCTCGCTGGCAGCAGAAATGGAACGAGGAGAAGGTCTTCGAGACCGACAACAACGATCTGCGGGACAAGTACTATGTGCTTGAAATGTTTCCGTATCCGTCCGGCCGGATCCATATGGGGCACGTCCGGAACTACGCCATGGGTGACGTTGTAGCGCGCTACAAGCGCGCGCGCGGTTACAACGTGCTGCACCCGATGGGTTGGGATGCGTTCGGGATGCCGGCCGAGAATGCCGCCATGGAACGCGGGGTCCATCCGGCTGCCTGGACATACCAGAACATTGCCTCGATGAAGGCGCAGCTGAAGGCGATGGGTCTATCGCTCGATTGGAGCCGGGAGTTCGCGACCTGCGATGTTGCCTACTATCAGCACCAGCAGCATCTGTTCGTGGACTTCCTCGAAAAAGGCCTGGTCTACCGCAAGCAGTCCAAGGTGAACTGGGATCCGGTCGACAATACCGTTCTCGCCAACGAGCAGGTCATCGACGGACGCGGCTGGCGTTCCGGTGCGTTGGTCGAACAGCGGGAACTGACGCAGTGGTTCTTCAAGATCACCGATTTCAGCCAGGACCTGCTGGACGCACTGGATACGCTCGACCAGTGGCCTGAGAAGGTCCGGTTGATGCAGAAGAACTGGATCGGCCGCTCCGAGGGGATGGCGATCCGCTGGGCAATCGTCCCCGGCACGGCTCCAGCCGGCGAGAGCGAAGTGACGGTCTATACGACGCGGCCTGACACGCTTTTTGGTGCCTCGTTCCTGGCAATCTCCGCGGATCATCCGCTTGCCAAGGAAGTTGCCGCCAAGAATCCTGCCATTGAAGCATTCTGCGAGGAATGCCGCCGTGCGGGCACGTCGCTTGCGGCTCTCGAAACTGCTGAAAAGAAGGGGATCGATACCGGCGTCAAGGTACAGCATCCGCTGGACCCGACCTGGGAGTTGCCGGTCTACGTCGCTAACTTCGTCTTGATGGACTATGGCACCGGCGCCATCTTCGGTTGCCCGTGCGGCGACCAGCGCGACCTCGATTTCGCTCGCAAGTATAATCTTCCCGTCGTTCCGGTTGTCATGCCGAAAGACGGCGACGCGGCGACCTTCAGCGTTGACGACGTTGCCTATGATGGCGACGGCGTCATGATCAACTCGCGCTTCCTCGACGGCAAGACGACAGCGGAAGCATTCGAGATCGTCGCCGATCGCCTGACCGCAACCGCTCTTGGCAATCAGCCACAGGGCGAGCGGAAGGTGAACTTCCGTCTCCGTGACTGGGGCATTTCGCGCCAGCGTTATTGGGGATGCCCGATTCCGGTCATTCACTGCGAGGATTGCGGTGTCGTTCCGGTCCCGAAAAAGGACCTGCCGGTTAAGCTGCCGGAAGACGTGACCTTCGATCAGCCCGGCAACCCGCTTGATCGCCATCCGACATGGCGCCACGTCGCTTGCCCGCATTGCGGCAAAGACGCGCGCCGCGAGACGGACACGATGGACACCTTTGTGGATTCCAGCTGGTACTTCACCCGCTTCACCGCGCCTTGGGAGCAGGTACCTACCGATGTTCAGGCCGCCAATCACTGGCTGCCGGTCGATCAGTATATCGGTGGCATCGAGCACGCCATCCTTCACCTTCTTTATTCGCGGTTCTTCACGCGCGCCATGCGCGAAACCGGGCATGTCGACGTCAAGGAACCCTTCAAGGGCCTGTTTACGCAGGGCATGGTGGTCCACGAGACTTACAGCCGTGGCGCCGGCATGAGCCGCGAGTGGGTCGCCCCGGCCGATATCAGCATCGACGAACAGGACGGTAAGCGCCGCGCCTATCTTCTCTCCAATGGCGAAGAGATTTCGATCGGCTCGATCGAGAAGATGTCGAAGTCGAAGAAGAACGTCGTTGATCCCGACGACATCATCGCCTCTTACGGTGCCGACACCGCACGCTTCTTCGTGCTGTCGGATTCACCGCCTGAGCGTGACGTCATCTGGTCGGAGGCGGGCGTCGAGGGTGCACATCGCTTCACGCAGCGTCTCTGGCGCCTGGTGTCCGAGGCTGCTGATAGCCTTCGCGACATCCAGCCGACTCCGGCTAAGGAAGGCGACGCTCTGGCGATCTCGCAGATTGCCCACAAGACGCTGAAAGCCGTCCAGAACGACTACGACAAGCTGTGGTTCAACAAGGCTGTCGCGCGGATCTACGAACTGGTGAACGCGCTGGCAGCGCCGTTGAGCAACGTCGCCGCCGGCAAGGCCAGTGACGACTATCGCGCTGCCGTAAAGAATGCGACTGAGATCCTCATCCAACTGGTTGCGCCGATGACGCCGCATCTGGCCGAGGAATGCTGGGCAACCCTGGGCTCCGGCGGCGTGCTCGCCAAGCAGCCTTGGCCGGCGTTCGAGGAAGGCCTCGTCACCGAGAACGACCTCGTTCTGCCGGTACAGATCAACGGCAAGAAGCGGGCTGAATTGACAATCTCGCGCGACGCAGATCAGAATGCCGTCAGCGAGGCTGCGCTTGCCTTGGACGAGGTCAAGAAGGTCTTGGACGGTCAGGCACCAAAGAAGATCATCGTGGTTCCGCAAAGGATTGTGAACATTGTCGTCTAGAATCGTTTCGAAGCTGGCTGGCCGCGTGGGTCTCGTGGCAACGCTGGTAGCCACGGTTTTTCTTGCTGGCTGCCAGGTGCGGCCGCTCTATTCGGAAAGCTCCGGCGTTGCAGGAAAGCTTGAATCCGTTGCCTTCTCTGAAGCAACGAACCGCGTTGAGCAGGAAGTCAGAAACCGCTTAATCTTCCTCGCCTCGCGTGGCGCGGGCGAGCCGGCGAACGCCGACTACAAGGTCGAGTTCAATGCAAAGTCGAGCGTCATCGGCACCCTGCTGATCGCCTCTTCCGACACCTCGCGCGCCGGCCGTGCGACCGTCAGCGTCGACTACACACTGAAATCAACGAAGGACGATCATGTGATCAAGGCGGGCAACCGTTCGGTCACCGCGCTGGTGGATTTCCCTGCCCAGGAATTCGCGAAGCAACGCGCCATTCGTGACGCCGAAGATCGCGCTTCGCGCGAAGCGGCCGAACTG harbors:
- a CDS encoding DUF1013 domain-containing protein, with the protein product MAQQLLMPKATAIWLVDNTALSFDQIAQFCKLHPLEVKAIADGEAAQGIKGLDPISTGQLSRDEIARGENNPAYKLKLSEPKVRVPESKRRGPRYTPVSKRQDRPNAILWLVRNHPELKDAQISRLVGTTKSTIEQIRERTHWNAANLTPMDPVTLGLCSQIDLDMEVEKAAKNRPLPTAAELGATLQSAQETERLTPSFEREEEKEIDADAVFAKLKSLKSSTKDEDGDDRY
- a CDS encoding propionyl-CoA synthetase; protein product: MQGAYERAYAEWRRDPEGFWRDAAREIAWYRSPTQIFTADGGPYGRWFADGETNTCYNCLDRHIADGRGGDTAVIYDSAISSTKRSYTFDDALREVNAIAVVLRRLGIQKRDRVVLYMPMVPEAIFSMLACARIGAVHSVVFGGFAANELASRIDDSEAKLIITASCGLEPGRVVPYKPLVDQALALAKVKPQHCLVLQRPQLTADLTAGRDLDFESLITDARGQDVECVSVKATDPLYILYTSGTTGQPKGVVRDNGGHMVALKWSMANIFGVRPGEVFWAASDIGWVVGHSYIVYAPLLSGVTTVVFEGKPIGTPDAGTYWRIVSEHRVRVLFTAPTAFRAIRREDSEGSFIRTYPMPEFRALFLAGERADPETLKWAERMLGVPVIDHWWQTETGWPMVANPLGIEQLPVKHGSPSVPMPGYDISVLDDAGHLVPSGTLGNIVVRLPLPPGCLPTLWKADERFRQAYLEEFPGYYKTADAGYVDEDGYLFIMSRTDDIINCAGHRLSTGAMEEVVATHPDVAECAVIGVADALKGQVPCGLLVLKKSVSRETHAIESEVVALIRDKIGPVACFRTAIAVDRLPKTRSGKILRGTMQKMADGLPWKMPATIDDPAVLEEIAAALRTRGFGGLPM
- a CDS encoding YggS family pyridoxal phosphate-dependent enzyme, yielding MELQERLNEVRSKIDAAERQSGRIAGSVQLVAVSKTFDADAIRPAIAAGQRVFGENRVQESQGKWPLLKSETAGIELHLIGPLQSNKAAEAVALFDVIETVDREKIARALAEEMKLQGKAPRLFVQVNTGLEPQKAGIAPDDVVAFVEFCRRDLGLEIEGLMCIPPADENPGPHFALLAKLAKRCGVAKLSMGMSGDYETAVAFGATSVRVGSAIFGAR
- the leuS gene encoding leucine--tRNA ligase produces the protein MATERYNPRDAEPRWQQKWNEEKVFETDNNDLRDKYYVLEMFPYPSGRIHMGHVRNYAMGDVVARYKRARGYNVLHPMGWDAFGMPAENAAMERGVHPAAWTYQNIASMKAQLKAMGLSLDWSREFATCDVAYYQHQQHLFVDFLEKGLVYRKQSKVNWDPVDNTVLANEQVIDGRGWRSGALVEQRELTQWFFKITDFSQDLLDALDTLDQWPEKVRLMQKNWIGRSEGMAIRWAIVPGTAPAGESEVTVYTTRPDTLFGASFLAISADHPLAKEVAAKNPAIEAFCEECRRAGTSLAALETAEKKGIDTGVKVQHPLDPTWELPVYVANFVLMDYGTGAIFGCPCGDQRDLDFARKYNLPVVPVVMPKDGDAATFSVDDVAYDGDGVMINSRFLDGKTTAEAFEIVADRLTATALGNQPQGERKVNFRLRDWGISRQRYWGCPIPVIHCEDCGVVPVPKKDLPVKLPEDVTFDQPGNPLDRHPTWRHVACPHCGKDARRETDTMDTFVDSSWYFTRFTAPWEQVPTDVQAANHWLPVDQYIGGIEHAILHLLYSRFFTRAMRETGHVDVKEPFKGLFTQGMVVHETYSRGAGMSREWVAPADISIDEQDGKRRAYLLSNGEEISIGSIEKMSKSKKNVVDPDDIIASYGADTARFFVLSDSPPERDVIWSEAGVEGAHRFTQRLWRLVSEAADSLRDIQPTPAKEGDALAISQIAHKTLKAVQNDYDKLWFNKAVARIYELVNALAAPLSNVAAGKASDDYRAAVKNATEILIQLVAPMTPHLAEECWATLGSGGVLAKQPWPAFEEGLVTENDLVLPVQINGKKRAELTISRDADQNAVSEAALALDEVKKVLDGQAPKKIIVVPQRIVNIVV
- the lptE gene encoding LPS assembly lipoprotein LptE, whose product is MSSRIVSKLAGRVGLVATLVATVFLAGCQVRPLYSESSGVAGKLESVAFSEATNRVEQEVRNRLIFLASRGAGEPANADYKVEFNAKSSVIGTLLIASSDTSRAGRATVSVDYTLKSTKDDHVIKAGNRSVTALVDFPAQEFAKQRAIRDAEDRASREAAELVGADIAAALGR